In Chloroflexota bacterium, the following proteins share a genomic window:
- a CDS encoding Gfo/Idh/MocA family oxidoreductase, which translates to MTSAQDPLRVAIIGTARRSDYMYGPLLKALSQEVTLVAVWGRSPDSARRLGESLEVPWYTHMDRMIRETAPQIGIVSVAYQANGQVGRMAVESGLHVLLETPIAHKLSEADAIIQAASERELKIEVAEQFHRRPLEQIKLKLIASGLFGRVHTSFNDFAGHGYHGVSVMRSYLGFDAKPVQVTGAVRQYELASHWSRLANQTAPRTETQEHGIIEFEDGRLGIFHWTNVGYDSPLRWWRSSRFLAEKGMGITVGVGLNVQEWLTLLAPGGEAPRFITLERRWERVDGGALEAMVAHTGDPDLPIVRWDNPFRPARQGHGMQWHDDEIGVAGCLMSLVDAVRHDTEPTYGPHQARLDQEIILAIRQSSLEGGRPIRLPLDPAAQEI; encoded by the coding sequence ATGACATCTGCCCAAGATCCGCTACGCGTGGCGATCATCGGCACCGCCCGCCGATCCGACTACATGTACGGCCCCCTGCTGAAGGCCCTGTCCCAGGAGGTCACGCTGGTCGCCGTCTGGGGGCGCAGCCCCGATTCCGCCCGTCGGCTGGGCGAAAGCCTGGAGGTGCCCTGGTACACCCACATGGACCGGATGATCCGGGAGACCGCTCCACAGATCGGCATCGTCTCCGTCGCCTATCAGGCCAACGGGCAGGTGGGACGGATGGCCGTGGAAAGCGGACTGCACGTGCTCCTGGAGACGCCCATCGCGCACAAGCTGAGCGAGGCGGACGCCATCATCCAGGCCGCCTCCGAGCGGGAGCTGAAGATCGAGGTAGCCGAACAGTTCCACCGCCGCCCCCTGGAGCAGATCAAGCTCAAGCTGATCGCCTCCGGCCTGTTCGGCCGCGTCCACACGTCGTTTAACGACTTCGCCGGCCACGGCTATCACGGCGTCAGCGTCATGCGCAGCTACCTGGGCTTCGACGCCAAGCCCGTTCAGGTGACCGGCGCCGTCCGTCAGTACGAGCTGGCCTCCCACTGGTCCCGGCTGGCCAACCAGACCGCCCCCCGGACCGAGACCCAGGAACACGGCATCATCGAGTTCGAGGACGGCCGGCTGGGCATCTTCCACTGGACGAACGTGGGCTACGACTCCCCGTTGCGTTGGTGGCGGAGCAGCCGGTTCCTGGCGGAGAAGGGGATGGGGATCACGGTGGGCGTGGGGCTGAACGTGCAGGAGTGGCTGACGCTGCTCGCGCCCGGCGGTGAGGCGCCGCGCTTCATCACGCTGGAACGCCGCTGGGAGCGCGTGGACGGCGGCGCCCTGGAGGCCATGGTCGCCCACACGGGCGATCCGGATCTGCCCATCGTGCGATGGGACAACCCATTCCGCCCCGCCCGGCAGGGGCACGGCATGCAGTGGCACGATGACGAGATCGGCGTGGCAGGCTGTCTGATGAGCCTGGTGGACGCGGTGCGCCATGACACCGAGCCCACTTACGGCCCTCACCAGGCACGCCTGGATCAGGAGATCATCCTGGCCATCCGGCAATCCTCATTGGAGGGAGGGCGCCCCATCCGACTCCCGCTTGATCCCGCAGCTCAGGAGATCTAA
- a CDS encoding ABC transporter ATP-binding protein has protein sequence MALERDEILRVEDLRVHFFTQEGLVRAVDGASFVVRRGEVLGIVGESGCGKSVTAQAILRIVPPPGEIVGGKIFYHRRINGDGSGAMTQVIDLTELPPRGREMREIRGGEISMVFQEPMTSLDPVYTIGDQIMEAITLHQKVTKAEARERAIEMLHRVGLPQPAEMVDSYPHQLSGGMRQRVMIAIALSCNPSLLIADEPTTALDVTTEAQILELMKDLQREMGTTIVLITHNLGVIAEMCDDVIVMYLGKVVEHADVDSLFFNPQHPYTRALLKSIPRIEATTRERLQPIRGIVPDPYAVPSGCPFWPRCDDFMPGICDREEPAYISIEPGHEVRCHLYDTEREVHAQASAG, from the coding sequence ATGGCGTTGGAACGGGATGAGATCCTACGAGTGGAGGATTTGCGGGTCCACTTTTTCACCCAGGAGGGCCTGGTGCGAGCGGTGGACGGTGCCAGCTTCGTCGTGAGGAGGGGGGAGGTGCTGGGCATCGTCGGCGAGAGCGGGTGCGGGAAGAGCGTCACGGCCCAGGCGATCCTGAGGATTGTCCCGCCTCCGGGGGAGATCGTGGGTGGGAAGATCTTTTATCACCGCCGGATCAACGGCGATGGGTCTGGCGCCATGACCCAGGTGATCGATCTCACGGAGTTGCCCCCCCGTGGGCGGGAGATGCGGGAGATTCGCGGCGGCGAGATCTCCATGGTGTTTCAGGAGCCCATGACCTCCCTGGACCCGGTGTACACCATCGGGGATCAGATCATGGAGGCCATCACGTTGCATCAAAAGGTGACCAAGGCGGAGGCGCGAGAGCGGGCCATCGAGATGCTGCACCGGGTGGGGCTGCCCCAGCCCGCTGAGATGGTCGACAGTTACCCGCACCAGCTGAGCGGCGGGATGCGTCAGCGGGTGATGATCGCCATCGCGCTCAGCTGCAATCCCAGCCTGCTCATCGCAGATGAGCCCACGACCGCGTTGGACGTGACGACCGAGGCTCAGATCCTGGAGCTGATGAAGGATTTGCAGCGGGAGATGGGGACGACCATCGTGCTCATCACGCATAACCTGGGCGTCATCGCCGAGATGTGTGACGACGTCATCGTCATGTACCTGGGCAAGGTGGTCGAGCATGCGGACGTGGATTCCCTTTTCTTCAACCCGCAGCATCCCTACACCCGGGCGCTGTTGAAGTCCATCCCTCGCATCGAGGCGACGACCCGGGAGCGTCTGCAACCCATCCGTGGGATCGTGCCGGACCCATACGCCGTTCCCAGTGGGTGTCCCTTCTGGCCGCGCTGCGATGATTTCATGCCGGGGATCTGTGATCGCGAGGAGCCCGCCTACATCTCTATCGAGCCGGGCCACGAGGTGCGTTGCCATCTATACGATACGGAGAGGGAAGTCCATGCCCAGGCCAGCGCAGGATGA
- a CDS encoding DUF664 domain-containing protein, which translates to MPHLLVTQLRFARDELVRCLDGISDEDARRRLGPMNCISWIIGHLANQEHAYWVQWAQGRNLAPDLHERVGSGRPPSTPPLDEMWAIWRRVTRAADEYLDTLTPERMQTYLEREGRPLRENIGTMLLRNIYHYWFHIGEAHAIRQQLGHTNLPEFVGDMSQVAYRPE; encoded by the coding sequence ATGCCGCATCTGTTGGTTACACAGCTTCGGTTCGCACGCGATGAGCTGGTCCGCTGCCTGGACGGGATCTCGGACGAGGATGCCCGCCGGCGTCTGGGGCCCATGAACTGCATCAGCTGGATCATCGGACACCTGGCCAATCAGGAGCACGCATATTGGGTGCAGTGGGCGCAGGGGCGGAACCTGGCGCCGGATCTGCATGAGCGGGTGGGCTCGGGGCGTCCTCCTAGTACGCCGCCGCTGGATGAGATGTGGGCCATCTGGCGTCGGGTCACCCGGGCGGCCGATGAGTACCTGGACACGCTGACGCCGGAGCGGATGCAGACGTATCTGGAGCGAGAGGGTCGGCCGCTGCGGGAGAACATCGGCACCATGCTGCTGCGCAACATCTACCACTACTGGTTTCACATCGGCGAGGCGCACGCTATCCGCCAGCAGCTGGGGCATACGAACCTGCCCGAGTTCGTGGGCGATATGTCGCAGGTGGCTTACCGACCGGAGTGA
- a CDS encoding Gfo/Idh/MocA family oxidoreductase: MIDGKTGVAIVGCGNIAGPYAETLKPYEHIVLTGAYDLIPQRAEEFVAQHGGRAYASLEDLLTDDAVDIVINLTIHHAHPAVITQCLNAGKHVHSEKPLAMTYAEAKALVDLAEERGLRLSCAPITFMGEAQQTAWKLIREGRLGPVRVVYAEVNHGRIESWHPNPKPFYQVGALFDVGVYPLTVLTTIFGPARKVVAYGKVVYPDRNTTIGTSFHIDTPDFVVAAIELANGTVVRLTTNFYVGHHSKQKGIEFHGDLGSLYLGSWQNFAAAVEFARYGEPYEPIPLVKEPYPGTEWSRAVVEMVDAIAEGRPQRATGAQAAHVVEILDAIQTSFMEGHPVPVTSDFTSPTPMDWAM; encoded by the coding sequence ATGATCGACGGAAAGACCGGAGTAGCCATCGTCGGCTGCGGGAACATCGCGGGGCCCTACGCTGAGACGCTCAAGCCGTACGAGCACATCGTCCTGACGGGCGCATACGACCTGATCCCGCAGCGGGCGGAGGAGTTCGTCGCCCAACACGGCGGAAGAGCCTACGCCTCACTGGAAGATCTGCTGACCGACGACGCGGTGGATATCGTCATCAATTTGACGATCCATCACGCACACCCGGCGGTGATCACCCAATGCCTGAACGCGGGCAAGCATGTGCACAGCGAGAAGCCGCTGGCCATGACGTACGCCGAGGCCAAAGCGTTGGTGGATCTGGCCGAGGAGAGAGGACTGCGGCTGAGCTGTGCTCCCATCACATTTATGGGGGAGGCCCAACAGACGGCCTGGAAGCTCATCCGGGAGGGACGCCTGGGCCCCGTGCGGGTGGTCTACGCGGAGGTCAACCACGGGCGCATCGAATCCTGGCACCCGAATCCCAAGCCGTTCTACCAGGTAGGCGCCCTCTTCGACGTGGGCGTGTATCCGCTGACCGTGCTCACCACCATCTTCGGCCCGGCGCGAAAGGTAGTCGCCTATGGGAAGGTGGTGTATCCCGATCGGAATACCACGATCGGCACCTCCTTCCACATCGACACGCCGGACTTCGTCGTGGCGGCCATCGAGCTCGCCAACGGCACGGTGGTCCGCCTGACCACCAACTTCTACGTCGGACACCACAGCAAGCAGAAGGGGATCGAGTTCCACGGCGACCTGGGCTCGCTCTACCTGGGCAGCTGGCAAAACTTCGCGGCGGCCGTGGAGTTCGCCCGATACGGGGAGCCCTATGAGCCCATCCCGCTGGTGAAGGAGCCATACCCAGGCACGGAGTGGAGCCGGGCCGTGGTGGAGATGGTGGACGCCATCGCGGAGGGGCGACCGCAACGGGCCACGGGCGCACAGGCCGCCCACGTGGTCGAGATCCTCGACGCCATACAGACGTCCTTCATGGAGGGCCACCCGGTGCCCGTCACCTCGGACTTCACGTCACCGACGCCCATGGACTGGGCCATGTAG
- a CDS encoding ABC transporter substrate-binding protein, producing MARRRLTRREFLRLSATAAAGVVAASCAPQPTPEAAPEAPAVEEKKEEAPAAAPAEEIHEAPMLHELVQQGKLPPLEERIPAEPLVIEPFETIGKYGGTWHRYDTSSSGSHVAMAMYGYSLVHWVKDGLGKRGGLAKSWDYNEDKTEWTFYFRKGTKWSDGEPFTVDDILFWWEDMVLNPEHPDSPPDWAIAGGKTMELEKIDDYTLKFKFAAPAPLLADRLAMWPNGVIAEKVVVPKHYLIQFHPDYSDEYDTFETFDEKLDWRVNPECPVLNPWMPVKYEPGARLIMERNPYYYAVDTAGNQLPYIDRVEVTYVESLEVSKLKVIAGEQEFCGRPCKYQPLSELSLFKQNEDKGNYRTFLWDGGSGTGSVYYPNWNHPDPEKQAVYRDKRFRRALSHAIDRPKIQKVVYFGTGFPTTGTLSPKAIEYNRTEEGKKLFEQWRDLAVEYDPEKAKALLDEMGVVDQDGDGYRELPSGKKLELRIDMSAEASREYSLCSEIVKENWEAVGLKTILNPVPGEQLGVLETSAEFDIRNSWEVGDGPNHLVYPQWFVPIGNQRWAPLYGAWYSVKGTDKEGTELDKDPRDRTPPRDEPPADGPVARLQALYDKAKIEPDDEKREQLVFEMMKIHIEEGPFFIGTVANIPTIVVAKKNVGNVPTREQLGLGGFTNPWIMVYFGAVYPEQFFFKDI from the coding sequence ATGGCCAGAAGAAGGCTCACACGACGGGAGTTTTTGCGTCTATCGGCGACCGCTGCGGCTGGTGTCGTGGCTGCGAGCTGTGCTCCTCAGCCAACTCCTGAGGCCGCTCCGGAGGCGCCAGCTGTAGAGGAGAAGAAGGAAGAAGCGCCGGCTGCCGCCCCTGCAGAGGAGATCCATGAGGCTCCCATGCTGCACGAGCTGGTCCAGCAGGGCAAGCTGCCCCCTCTGGAGGAGCGCATCCCCGCAGAGCCGCTGGTGATCGAGCCGTTTGAGACCATCGGCAAGTACGGCGGGACCTGGCACCGGTATGACACGTCCTCGTCCGGCTCCCATGTGGCCATGGCCATGTACGGGTACTCCCTGGTTCACTGGGTCAAGGACGGCCTGGGCAAGCGCGGTGGCTTGGCCAAGAGCTGGGATTACAACGAGGACAAGACGGAGTGGACCTTCTACTTCCGCAAGGGCACCAAGTGGTCGGACGGGGAACCGTTCACCGTGGACGACATCCTCTTCTGGTGGGAGGACATGGTGCTCAACCCCGAGCATCCGGATAGCCCGCCCGACTGGGCCATCGCCGGCGGCAAGACCATGGAGCTGGAGAAGATCGACGATTACACCCTCAAGTTCAAGTTCGCCGCTCCGGCCCCGCTCCTGGCCGATCGCCTGGCCATGTGGCCCAACGGCGTCATCGCAGAGAAGGTGGTCGTCCCCAAGCACTACCTGATCCAGTTCCACCCCGACTACTCGGATGAGTACGACACCTTCGAGACCTTCGACGAGAAGCTGGACTGGCGGGTCAACCCGGAGTGCCCCGTGTTGAACCCGTGGATGCCGGTCAAGTACGAGCCGGGCGCCCGATTGATCATGGAGCGGAACCCGTACTACTACGCCGTGGACACGGCGGGGAACCAGCTTCCTTACATCGATCGCGTCGAGGTGACCTATGTGGAGAGCCTGGAGGTCTCCAAGCTGAAGGTCATCGCCGGCGAGCAGGAGTTCTGCGGCCGCCCGTGCAAGTACCAGCCGTTGAGCGAGCTGTCCCTCTTCAAGCAGAATGAGGACAAGGGCAACTACCGCACCTTCCTGTGGGACGGCGGCTCCGGCACCGGCTCCGTGTACTATCCCAACTGGAACCATCCGGATCCGGAGAAGCAGGCCGTCTATCGGGACAAGCGCTTCCGCCGGGCCCTCTCCCATGCCATCGATCGCCCCAAGATCCAGAAGGTGGTCTACTTCGGCACGGGCTTCCCGACCACCGGTACCCTGAGCCCCAAGGCGATCGAGTACAATCGCACGGAGGAGGGGAAGAAGCTGTTCGAGCAGTGGCGTGACCTGGCGGTGGAGTATGATCCCGAGAAGGCCAAGGCCCTGCTGGATGAGATGGGGGTGGTCGATCAGGATGGCGACGGCTATCGAGAGCTGCCCAGCGGCAAGAAGCTGGAGCTGCGCATCGATATGAGCGCCGAGGCCTCCCGCGAGTACAGCCTGTGCTCGGAGATCGTCAAGGAGAACTGGGAGGCGGTCGGTCTGAAGACCATCCTGAACCCGGTGCCCGGCGAGCAGTTGGGCGTCCTGGAGACCAGCGCCGAGTTCGACATCCGCAATAGCTGGGAGGTCGGAGACGGCCCCAACCACCTGGTGTACCCGCAGTGGTTCGTGCCTATCGGGAATCAGCGCTGGGCGCCGCTGTACGGGGCCTGGTACTCCGTGAAGGGCACGGACAAGGAGGGCACCGAGCTGGACAAGGATCCCCGGGATCGAACGCCGCCGCGCGACGAGCCGCCGGCGGATGGGCCTGTCGCCCGCCTGCAGGCGCTGTATGACAAGGCCAAGATCGAGCCCGACGATGAGAAGCGGGAGCAGCTGGTCTTCGAGATGATGAAGATCCACATCGAGGAAGGCCCCTTCTTCATCGGGACGGTGGCCAACATCCCGACCATCGTCGTGGCCAAGAAGAACGTGGGGAACGTGCCCACACGAGAGCAGCTGGGGCTGGGCGGCTTCACCAACCCGTGGATCATGGTCTACTTCGGCGCTGTCTACCCCGAGCAGTTCTTCTTCAAGGACATCTAA
- a CDS encoding NAD-dependent epimerase/dehydratase family protein produces MRVVIIGGTGHVGTYLVPRLVEAGHEVINLSRGQREPYHPHGAWKSVRQVVVDRKAEEAAGTFGARVRDLRPDVVIDMICFQLESAQHLVEALRGRVQHFLHCGTIWVHGPSVEVPITEEQPRRPWGEYGTQKAAIEAYLLDEARRHGFPATILHPGHIVGPGWVPLNPAGNFNPQVFAKLARGEELALPNIGMETVHHVHADDVAQAFMQAIAHWSAAVGESFHVVSPRALTLRGYAEAVAGWFGQPARLRFLPWEEWRKTVTEEEAQATWDHIAHSPNCSIAKAERLIRYRPRYSSLQAVHEALTWLIEHKIVEV; encoded by the coding sequence ATGCGTGTGGTCATCATCGGTGGCACGGGACACGTGGGCACATACCTAGTGCCCCGGCTGGTCGAAGCCGGACATGAGGTGATCAACCTCAGCCGGGGGCAGAGGGAGCCTTACCACCCGCATGGGGCCTGGAAATCCGTGCGGCAGGTCGTGGTGGATCGGAAGGCGGAGGAGGCCGCGGGCACCTTCGGCGCCCGGGTGCGAGATCTCCGGCCGGACGTGGTGATCGACATGATCTGCTTCCAACTGGAAAGCGCCCAACATCTGGTGGAAGCGCTGCGAGGACGGGTACAGCACTTCCTGCACTGCGGCACCATCTGGGTCCACGGCCCCAGCGTGGAGGTCCCGATCACCGAGGAGCAGCCCCGGCGCCCCTGGGGCGAGTACGGCACGCAGAAGGCCGCTATCGAGGCCTATCTGCTCGACGAGGCTCGGCGCCATGGATTCCCCGCCACCATCCTGCACCCCGGGCACATCGTAGGCCCCGGATGGGTCCCGCTGAACCCGGCGGGGAACTTCAATCCGCAGGTCTTCGCAAAGCTGGCACGGGGCGAGGAGCTGGCGCTGCCCAACATCGGCATGGAGACGGTACACCATGTGCACGCGGATGACGTGGCCCAGGCGTTCATGCAGGCCATCGCCCATTGGAGCGCCGCTGTGGGGGAGAGCTTTCACGTGGTCTCCCCCAGGGCGTTGACGCTGCGCGGGTATGCGGAGGCGGTGGCCGGATGGTTCGGCCAGCCCGCCCGGCTGCGCTTCCTCCCCTGGGAGGAGTGGCGTAAGACGGTCACCGAGGAGGAGGCTCAGGCCACATGGGACCACATCGCCCATAGCCCCAACTGCAGCATCGCCAAGGCGGAGCGCCTGATCCGCTACCGGCCGCGGTACTCCTCGCTCCAGGCCGTCCACGAGGCGCTCACCTGGCTCATCGAGCACAAGATCGTCGAGGTCTGA
- a CDS encoding dipeptide ABC transporter ATP-binding protein has protein sequence MPRPAQDEILLEVRDLKKHFPIRRGFLRKTVGYVKAVDGVSFYIKRGETFGLVGESGCGKSTTGRCLLRLIEPTSGEIVFHDEEAGPLHIEQLGKEEMRRLRRNMQIIFQDPYSSLNPRLTLKRIVGEPLIVNKVAQGRELEDRVAELLRAVGLRPEYMDRYPHAFSGGQRQRISLARALALNPKFIVADEPVSALDVSVQAQVLNLMEDLQEQFDLTYLFIAHDLSVVKHISDRVAVMYVGKLVESAETNELFTNPKHPYTEALMSAVPKPNPRIRSRRIVLTGEVASPANPPSGCYFHPRCRYAQDICRVEEPQLREITPEHFVSCHLAEELELRGVV, from the coding sequence ATGCCCAGGCCAGCGCAGGATGAGATCCTATTAGAGGTTCGTGATCTGAAGAAGCACTTCCCCATCCGCCGAGGCTTCCTGCGGAAGACGGTCGGGTATGTGAAGGCGGTGGACGGAGTTTCCTTCTACATCAAGCGGGGGGAGACGTTCGGCCTGGTGGGGGAGAGCGGATGTGGCAAGTCCACCACCGGGCGTTGTCTCCTGCGGCTCATCGAGCCTACCAGCGGGGAGATCGTCTTCCATGATGAGGAGGCCGGGCCGCTCCACATCGAGCAGTTGGGCAAGGAGGAGATGAGGCGGCTGCGGCGGAACATGCAGATCATCTTCCAGGACCCCTACTCCTCCCTGAATCCCCGCCTGACCCTGAAGCGGATCGTGGGGGAGCCGCTCATCGTGAACAAGGTGGCCCAGGGTAGGGAGCTGGAGGATCGGGTGGCGGAGCTGTTGCGGGCGGTGGGATTGCGTCCGGAGTACATGGATCGATACCCGCATGCCTTCAGCGGTGGGCAGCGTCAGCGGATCAGCCTGGCCCGGGCATTGGCGCTGAATCCCAAGTTCATCGTCGCCGACGAGCCGGTCTCCGCCCTGGATGTCTCCGTGCAGGCGCAGGTGCTGAACCTGATGGAGGATTTGCAGGAGCAGTTCGATCTCACTTACCTGTTCATCGCCCACGATCTGAGCGTGGTGAAGCATATCAGCGATCGGGTGGCCGTGATGTACGTGGGCAAGCTCGTGGAGAGCGCCGAGACGAATGAGCTGTTCACGAATCCCAAGCATCCCTACACCGAGGCGCTCATGTCGGCCGTCCCCAAGCCCAACCCTCGTATCCGGTCGCGCCGGATCGTGCTCACGGGCGAGGTGGCGAGCCCGGCCAATCCGCCGTCCGGCTGTTACTTCCACCCCCGATGCCGCTACGCCCAGGATATCTGCCGGGTGGAGGAGCCCCAGCTGCGGGAGATCACCCCGGAGCATTTCGTGAGCTGTCATCTCGCCGAGGAGCTGGAGTTGCGAGGGGTCGTGTAA
- a CDS encoding ABC transporter permease, translating into MAEQAVQISPPLEEVPTHEETVPEVGRMSLWQLTWRRFLRNRLAVGGGIVLILFYLMIIFADFLAPYDYLKIQEDYIFMPPQRIHFIDREGNFHLRPFVYGVETTLDMENLEWIHKPDYSKKYFVRFFVRGRPYKLLGLFPTDVHLFGVDEPGTIFLFGTDRVGRDMLSRIIFGGRVSLTVGLIGVALTIFFGSALGTASGYFGGMTDTIMQRVIELLMSFPTIPLWAALAAALPPDWSTVKRYFAISIILSLVGWTGLARQVRAKVLAYREMDYTSAARAAGASDWRIIFVHMLPNALSHIIVVATLSIPGMILAETALSFLGLGIQPPMVSWGVLLEDAQTVSVVVQHPWLMIPGLFVIVAVLCFNFVGDGLRDAADPFAI; encoded by the coding sequence ATGGCCGAACAAGCTGTCCAGATATCACCACCCCTGGAAGAGGTTCCGACCCACGAGGAAACCGTGCCGGAAGTGGGGCGAATGTCCCTGTGGCAGCTCACGTGGCGCCGCTTCCTGCGGAATCGCCTGGCCGTCGGCGGTGGTATCGTGTTGATCCTGTTCTACCTCATGATCATCTTCGCCGACTTCCTGGCCCCCTATGATTACCTGAAGATCCAGGAAGACTACATTTTCATGCCGCCTCAGCGGATCCATTTCATCGACCGTGAGGGGAATTTCCACCTGCGCCCGTTCGTCTACGGGGTGGAGACGACCCTGGATATGGAGAATCTGGAGTGGATCCATAAGCCGGATTATAGCAAGAAGTACTTTGTGCGCTTTTTCGTGCGTGGGAGGCCCTACAAGCTTTTGGGGCTGTTCCCGACCGATGTGCACCTGTTCGGCGTCGATGAGCCGGGGACCATCTTCCTCTTTGGGACGGACCGGGTGGGGCGGGATATGCTCTCTCGCATCATCTTCGGCGGCCGCGTGTCCCTCACGGTGGGGCTGATCGGCGTGGCACTGACCATCTTCTTCGGCTCCGCCCTGGGCACGGCCTCCGGGTATTTCGGCGGCATGACGGACACCATCATGCAGCGCGTGATCGAGTTGCTGATGTCCTTCCCCACCATCCCGCTGTGGGCGGCGCTGGCGGCCGCGTTGCCGCCCGACTGGTCCACGGTCAAGAGGTATTTCGCCATCTCGATCATCCTCTCGCTGGTGGGGTGGACCGGGCTGGCGCGCCAGGTGCGGGCCAAGGTGCTGGCCTATCGGGAGATGGATTACACCTCGGCGGCGCGGGCGGCGGGGGCCTCGGACTGGCGCATCATCTTCGTGCACATGCTTCCCAACGCGCTGAGCCACATCATCGTCGTGGCCACCCTCTCGATCCCGGGCATGATCCTGGCGGAGACGGCCCTGAGCTTCCTGGGGTTGGGCATTCAGCCGCCCATGGTGAGCTGGGGCGTGTTGCTCGAGGATGCCCAGACGGTCAGTGTGGTCGTCCAGCACCCCTGGCTCATGATCCCGGGCCTCTTCGTCATCGTCGCCGTGTTGTGCTTCAACTTCGTGGGCGACGGCCTGCGTGACGCGGCCGACCCGTTTGCGATCTAG
- a CDS encoding ThuA domain-containing protein, protein MGGDMRVLALGDYTNVRFHPFRGVDDQLKEILSHVGCEVVCTEDRDALLLENLSGYEVCVSYTDAGEQRLTAAQMAGLLQFIASGGGFVVIHAGLFGENMEYRHLVGARFVEHPPRQALSIVVSDPNHPIMEGVSDFVIEDELYLFEFVQPNDLHVIAECQFEGKRYPNAWVRPFGLGRVAYLALGHSLESFQNEMFARMVANAVLWAGAARERPEPVLQ, encoded by the coding sequence ATGGGAGGCGACATGCGAGTCCTGGCCCTTGGCGACTATACCAATGTGCGGTTCCATCCGTTTCGGGGGGTGGACGATCAGCTGAAGGAGATCCTATCCCACGTAGGGTGTGAGGTGGTCTGCACAGAGGATCGAGATGCGCTTCTGTTGGAGAATCTGTCCGGGTATGAGGTGTGCGTCTCCTATACGGACGCCGGTGAACAACGGCTCACGGCCGCGCAGATGGCCGGGCTCCTGCAGTTCATCGCCTCCGGCGGAGGCTTCGTCGTCATTCACGCCGGCCTCTTCGGGGAGAACATGGAGTATCGCCACCTCGTGGGCGCTCGCTTCGTCGAGCATCCGCCTCGGCAGGCCCTCTCTATCGTGGTCTCAGACCCTAACCACCCGATCATGGAGGGGGTGTCGGACTTTGTGATCGAGGATGAGCTATATCTGTTCGAGTTCGTGCAACCCAATGACCTGCATGTCATCGCGGAGTGCCAGTTCGAGGGGAAACGCTATCCGAACGCCTGGGTGCGTCCCTTTGGCCTTGGGCGTGTGGCCTACCTGGCGCTCGGGCACTCCCTGGAATCGTTCCAAAATGAGATGTTCGCGAGGATGGTGGCCAACGCCGTGTTGTGGGCCGGGGCCGCCCGCGAGCGCCCCGAACCTGTGTTACAATAG